A region from the Veillonellales bacterium genome encodes:
- a CDS encoding sodium:solute symporter family protein: MTVTEVGSIALWIFAVLIPLQLIIGGIAARKSSQSASHYFISGKQLPFLLIFFADFATVMGVGNFIGYAGKGYEIGLNQFWMLAGEQGSKVIFALFLAGMIGRYAYTTFNEFLEKEMFHDKWLRALGGIMMTIPMICWTGGQAIGIGSLLSVVMGIDPVSGIWVASLTTILYTVMGGMWAIAWTDLLQGLIRIVVGAIFFVVVYLGVDGVGGIKTAVTAVKPEMWSMTTIGFGAAISLFLTPLCGQFTFQAWWQRCFSAKDAKAAQRGFLWTAFFAVLMCSASIFVGMAAYTINPNLPKADMAFSWMLNSWLDPVLAALLVVTIIGADMTVSAGLLNSGVTLLLMDVIRPFFKPNSTDAELVKMGRWFTFILGVGAVGVAFSFPSVLSAALFGLAVTGGGLFMPLVLGLLLRNKNGVTYITKSAAMASLFLGGGTAAVFQYVPSLTKMFGGGIVPGVCLSAIITIGVSYFEHSLSNSKVPEHETVK, from the coding sequence ATGACGGTAACTGAGGTTGGTTCAATTGCCTTGTGGATTTTTGCTGTTTTAATTCCGTTACAGTTAATTATAGGGGGGATAGCGGCGCGTAAAAGCAGTCAAAGTGCCAGCCATTATTTTATTAGTGGCAAGCAACTGCCGTTTTTACTGATATTTTTTGCGGATTTTGCTACCGTGATGGGAGTCGGAAATTTCATTGGTTATGCCGGAAAAGGTTATGAGATTGGGCTTAATCAGTTTTGGATGCTGGCGGGTGAGCAAGGCAGCAAAGTTATTTTCGCATTGTTTCTTGCTGGAATGATAGGTCGATACGCCTATACCACTTTCAATGAGTTCTTGGAAAAAGAAATGTTTCATGATAAATGGCTGCGTGCGCTGGGGGGGATTATGATGACCATACCGATGATTTGCTGGACCGGCGGGCAGGCAATCGGGATAGGCTCATTGCTTTCAGTAGTCATGGGAATCGATCCGGTATCCGGTATCTGGGTAGCCTCGCTTACAACAATTTTATACACAGTTATGGGAGGAATGTGGGCCATTGCCTGGACTGACTTGCTACAGGGTCTGATTCGCATCGTCGTGGGCGCGATTTTCTTCGTAGTTGTCTATCTTGGCGTGGATGGTGTCGGTGGAATCAAAACAGCGGTTACTGCCGTAAAGCCGGAGATGTGGTCCATGACGACAATTGGGTTTGGTGCCGCGATTTCGTTATTTTTAACGCCATTATGTGGGCAATTTACCTTTCAGGCTTGGTGGCAGAGATGTTTTTCGGCAAAAGATGCCAAAGCGGCGCAAAGAGGCTTTTTGTGGACAGCCTTTTTCGCAGTTCTGATGTGTTCTGCGAGTATTTTCGTGGGGATGGCCGCGTATACCATTAATCCTAATTTGCCGAAGGCGGACATGGCATTTAGCTGGATGCTCAACTCTTGGCTGGATCCGGTATTGGCAGCATTACTGGTTGTTACCATTATCGGCGCAGATATGACTGTATCAGCAGGGCTGCTTAATTCCGGAGTGACATTGCTATTAATGGATGTAATTAGACCCTTTTTCAAACCCAATTCCACTGATGCCGAATTGGTTAAAATGGGAAGGTGGTTTACCTTCATTCTTGGCGTTGGCGCTGTGGGAGTGGCCTTTTCCTTTCCGTCAGTACTTTCCGCTGCCCTGTTTGGTTTGGCAGTGACCGGTGGTGGCTTGTTTATGCCACTTGTTCTGGGACTGCTGTTAAGGAATAAAAACGGTGTTACCTATATTACCAAGAGCGCTGCCATGGCATCCCTCTTCCTGGGCGGAGGGACTGCGGCAGTATTTCAATACGTACCATCGCTAACGAAGATGTTTGGCGGCGGTATAGTTCCAGGGGTATGTTTGTCAGCTATTATTACGATCGGGGTTAGCTATTTTGAGCACTCCCTTAGTAATAGTAAAGTGCCGGAGCATGAAACAGTGAAGTAA
- a CDS encoding pyridoxal phosphate-dependent aminotransferase: MENVPVIASRVAQIPFAGIRKVFEKANKMEAQGQKVIHFEIGRPDFDTPEHIKAAAKRALDKGFVHYAPNSGIPLLREALAMRLQADKKLRYHPDKEIMVTAGGQEALYLSFMSILNEGDEVILPDPCFGPFPLAVRLAGGVPVKIPLQPDKNFAYDFSAVKKSLSAKTKAIIVNSPHNPTGSVLTAEQLKAVADFAADNGLWLICDDAYDHMVYDGCCVSPAGFPGMRDRTILCGSLSKTYAMTGWRVGYIAAVEPVISAAVRLQQNVMLSLCSFAQYGAAAGLTGPQDCVETMMQEFARRRRLVLEMIPQIPGIELAGIPQGAFYVFPRITLSGITSAQVAEYLLDNAGTAVVDGSVFGESGNGHFRLSYAASYEDCRDGLERIAEAMRVLTKKQN, translated from the coding sequence GTGGAAAATGTACCTGTTATAGCAAGCAGGGTGGCTCAGATTCCCTTTGCGGGAATTCGCAAGGTATTTGAAAAAGCGAATAAAATGGAAGCCCAGGGACAAAAAGTAATTCACTTTGAAATTGGCCGCCCTGATTTTGATACACCGGAGCACATCAAAGCGGCGGCAAAAAGAGCGCTTGACAAGGGGTTTGTCCACTATGCTCCCAATAGTGGAATACCTCTATTGCGCGAAGCGCTGGCGATGCGGCTGCAAGCCGACAAGAAGCTACGTTATCATCCGGATAAAGAAATCATGGTGACGGCAGGCGGTCAGGAGGCTTTGTATTTAAGTTTTATGAGTATTTTAAATGAGGGTGACGAGGTGATTCTTCCTGACCCCTGCTTTGGCCCATTCCCTTTGGCAGTACGACTGGCCGGCGGTGTTCCAGTCAAGATCCCGCTTCAACCGGATAAAAATTTTGCTTATGATTTCTCAGCCGTTAAAAAATCTCTTTCGGCGAAAACAAAAGCAATTATCGTAAATTCTCCTCACAATCCCACAGGGAGCGTGTTAACAGCGGAACAGTTAAAAGCAGTGGCTGATTTTGCAGCTGATAATGGTTTATGGCTGATATGCGACGATGCGTATGATCATATGGTCTACGACGGATGTTGTGTATCTCCTGCCGGATTTCCCGGAATGCGGGACCGAACGATTCTTTGCGGCTCATTATCGAAAACATATGCGATGACTGGTTGGCGTGTCGGGTATATAGCCGCTGTAGAACCGGTAATTAGCGCCGCTGTTCGGCTCCAGCAGAATGTGATGCTGTCATTGTGCAGTTTTGCTCAGTATGGGGCGGCGGCGGGACTTACCGGACCGCAAGACTGTGTGGAGACCATGATGCAGGAATTTGCCCGGAGACGGCGACTCGTACTGGAGATGATTCCACAAATTCCCGGAATTGAATTAGCAGGAATTCCCCAAGGTGCTTTTTATGTTTTTCCCCGGATTACTCTATCCGGCATTACTTCCGCCCAGGTAGCTGAATATCTGCTTGACAATGCGGGAACTGCAGTAGTGGATGGCTCGGTATTCGGGGAAAGCGGGAATGGTCACTTTAGATTATCGTATGCCGCGTCCTATGAAGATTGTCGCGATGGATTGGAACGCATTGCCGAAGCAATGCGTGTTCTTACCAAAAAACAGAATTAA
- a CDS encoding phosphoglycerate dehydrogenase, whose protein sequence is MNLKTVLITSKEFGSQIDQEHKNRVEQYFIQNGWHIFWNSAKTAMSAGDIIKLNSRHSLDAILVYSSSDEINREVFKHCTNLKVVSRHGVGIENIDTAAAQAAGVQVKTTDDMPGYETVADLTFALMLSLARKIPMIDAKLRDNRWYRPISSDVWGKTLGIFGLGRIGKAVAKRASGFDMNILVNTRHPDKDFVAEHGITVCSREQLLAQSDFISLHCTLNEETKHMISAKEFALMKPTAYFINSARAGLVNQRDLLTVLKDRKIAGAAIDVFEKEPVSNDPIIQTGLDNIVVTSHVGSYTWDSLKRMDFLVAENIVETVAGFRSTAV, encoded by the coding sequence ATGAATTTGAAAACAGTATTAATTACGTCAAAAGAATTCGGCAGTCAAATCGATCAGGAACATAAAAATAGAGTGGAACAATATTTTATTCAAAACGGCTGGCATATCTTTTGGAACTCGGCGAAGACTGCTATGAGTGCGGGCGATATTATTAAACTGAATAGCCGGCATTCTCTGGATGCGATTCTGGTATATTCCAGTTCTGATGAAATCAACCGGGAGGTTTTCAAACATTGTACTAATTTGAAGGTTGTATCCCGACACGGCGTTGGTATTGAAAACATTGATACTGCCGCTGCCCAAGCGGCAGGGGTGCAAGTTAAAACTACGGATGATATGCCAGGATATGAAACGGTAGCCGACTTGACTTTTGCCCTGATGCTGTCGTTGGCGCGTAAAATTCCGATGATTGACGCCAAATTACGGGACAATCGATGGTATCGCCCGATCAGCAGTGATGTTTGGGGGAAAACGCTGGGTATATTCGGATTGGGACGTATTGGGAAAGCGGTTGCTAAACGGGCAAGCGGCTTTGATATGAATATCTTAGTAAATACCCGCCATCCGGATAAGGATTTTGTGGCTGAACATGGAATTACGGTATGTTCCCGGGAGCAATTGTTAGCGCAATCAGACTTTATCAGTCTGCATTGTACGCTCAATGAAGAGACTAAACATATGATTAGTGCAAAAGAGTTTGCGTTGATGAAACCTACAGCCTATTTCATTAATTCCGCCAGAGCGGGCTTAGTCAATCAACGGGATTTGCTCACAGTGCTAAAGGACAGAAAAATAGCCGGAGCGGCTATTGATGTTTTTGAGAAAGAACCGGTGAGTAACGACCCTATTATTCAAACAGGATTGGATAATATTGTAGTTACGTCCCATGTAGGTTCTTACACTTGGGATTCCCTGAAACGCATGGATTTTCTTGTTGCGGAGAATATCGTTGAAACAGTTGCCGGGTTCAGAAGTACGGCAGTGTGA
- a CDS encoding (2Fe-2S)-binding protein gives MKKGGLEVDKSTIVCRCEEITVADIENAVAQGAQTFDDVKRLTRSGMGLCQGKTCRTVISELIAQIRGESVAAIPVPHMRMPLRAIPIGILADHFSGGSAMQSLLAESKPDEGQES, from the coding sequence GTGAAAAAAGGGGGACTCGAGGTGGATAAGTCAACAATCGTTTGCCGCTGCGAGGAAATTACTGTAGCAGATATCGAGAATGCAGTTGCCCAGGGAGCGCAAACGTTTGATGATGTCAAAAGACTGACACGGAGCGGCATGGGGCTCTGCCAGGGTAAGACTTGCCGAACTGTAATATCCGAGCTGATTGCACAAATCAGGGGAGAATCGGTGGCGGCTATTCCTGTTCCACATATGAGAATGCCGCTTCGCGCTATTCCCATCGGAATTTTAGCCGATCACTTTTCCGGAGGTTCTGCTATGCAATCGTTGCTGGCAGAATCAAAACCGGATGAAGGGCAGGAATCATAA
- a CDS encoding FAD-dependent oxidoreductase: MRRDYETIIVGGGVIGSGIAYHLSEVQTEGILVIDKEFPLNGTSGSTQGWVWVQSKTPSWYGELSMFSAELYEYLPRKIGDIEYTRTGGIDPFFTAEERDRALRLAESQSQAGIEMHVLDRDETLALEPALSPKIFGSIHSNLDGTVNPMRLVEQYMRAAKKNGVIYEYANPVINIEKKQGEFIVTAKAGTFSCKKLVLSAGVWTCELGKLLGINIPVYPVRGQIIITEPLAPLLKHTLSSMRQTCNGEILIGYTKETAGFDRRTTLDVIEETANFGAKIVPALAEAKMVRTFAGLRVMPQDEFPIIGGVPGIENLFIAALHSGFTLSPLVGTILTELITEGETSIPIDRCNIARFA; encoded by the coding sequence TTGCGTAGAGATTATGAAACGATTATCGTTGGCGGCGGCGTGATTGGCAGCGGAATTGCCTATCATCTGTCTGAAGTTCAAACCGAGGGGATATTAGTTATCGATAAAGAGTTTCCTTTAAACGGGACATCGGGATCTACACAAGGCTGGGTCTGGGTGCAAAGTAAGACTCCCTCCTGGTATGGGGAACTTTCTATGTTTAGTGCCGAACTGTATGAATATCTGCCCAGAAAAATTGGCGATATTGAATATACGCGTACCGGCGGTATCGATCCCTTTTTTACAGCAGAAGAGAGGGATCGAGCTTTGCGATTGGCTGAATCCCAATCCCAGGCTGGAATCGAGATGCATGTTTTGGATCGGGATGAAACATTGGCACTAGAGCCTGCCTTGTCACCGAAAATTTTTGGCTCTATTCACAGTAATCTTGATGGGACTGTGAACCCCATGCGCTTAGTTGAACAGTACATGCGGGCGGCTAAAAAAAATGGTGTCATCTATGAGTACGCTAATCCCGTCATCAATATTGAGAAAAAGCAGGGGGAATTTATTGTAACGGCAAAGGCCGGGACATTTTCCTGCAAGAAATTAGTCTTAAGTGCCGGTGTGTGGACCTGCGAGCTGGGTAAGCTGCTGGGAATCAATATTCCGGTTTATCCCGTGCGGGGACAAATCATTATTACGGAACCGCTGGCGCCTTTGCTCAAGCATACGCTGTCATCAATGCGGCAAACCTGTAATGGTGAGATATTAATTGGCTATACCAAAGAAACCGCCGGATTTGACCGGAGGACAACATTGGATGTAATCGAAGAGACCGCCAATTTTGGAGCTAAAATCGTACCGGCTTTGGCTGAAGCAAAAATGGTCCGTACTTTTGCCGGCTTGCGTGTTATGCCGCAAGATGAATTCCCGATTATTGGCGGCGTTCCGGGTATCGAAAACCTTTTTATTGCAGCCTTGCATAGCGGGTTTACTTTATCGCCATTGGTCGGTACTATTTTAACAGAGCTTATTACGGAGGGAGAGACCTCCATACCGATAGACCGGTGCAATATAGCTCGCTTTGCTTAA
- a CDS encoding CatB-related O-acetyltransferase has product MAIPADKIYPRTNDFDTVYLKNVITDPNIIVDDYTMYNDFVSDPTQFEKNNVLYHYPVNKDKLRIGKFCSIACGAKFLFTSANHTLKSLSTYPFPIFFEEWELDKKDVASAWDNKGDIVIGNDVWIGYEAVILSGVNIGNGAIIGTRAVVTKDVPPYTVVGGIPAKEIRKRFDEGAIRKLQQIEWWDWPVEKIQHFLPQIMNGEIDKLRL; this is encoded by the coding sequence ATGGCTATTCCGGCTGATAAAATATATCCGCGGACCAATGATTTTGACACCGTATACCTGAAAAACGTGATTACAGATCCCAACATCATTGTCGACGATTATACGATGTACAATGATTTCGTTTCAGATCCAACACAGTTTGAGAAGAACAACGTACTGTATCACTATCCCGTCAATAAAGACAAATTGAGGATCGGGAAGTTTTGTTCTATTGCCTGCGGCGCAAAATTCCTTTTTACAAGTGCCAATCACACGCTGAAATCGCTTTCCACCTACCCGTTCCCAATTTTCTTTGAAGAATGGGAGCTGGATAAAAAGGACGTCGCCTCCGCGTGGGACAACAAAGGCGATATCGTCATCGGCAACGACGTCTGGATCGGTTATGAAGCGGTAATCCTGTCCGGCGTTAATATCGGTAACGGCGCGATCATCGGGACGAGAGCGGTCGTGACAAAGGATGTTCCGCCGTATACCGTGGTCGGCGGAATTCCCGCGAAAGAAATCAGAAAGCGTTTTGATGAAGGAGCAATTCGGAAACTGCAGCAGATCGAGTGGTGGGATTGGCCTGTTGAAAAGATACAGCATTTCCTGCCGCAGATCATGAATGGAGAAATAGACAAGCTGCGTCTTTAA
- a CDS encoding glucose-1-phosphate adenylyltransferase: MQKKECVAVVLAGGRGSRLNTLTTTLAKPAVPFGGRYRIIDFTLSNCYNSQLDTIGVLTQYRPFALQCHVEDGIAPELASCTGGVFILSPYLKDDGGEWYKGTANAVYQNIDFIDQYSPRYVLVLSGDHIYKMDYRFILQQHRLKQAEATISVIHVPWKDTSRFGIMNIGDDFRIHDFEEKPQNPRSNLASMGIYVFNWPILKQYLLADEKETESGHDFGKNIIPQMLQDGRKMFAYPFTGYWKDVGTVESFWQANMDLLGDEPLLALDDPLWPIYTVDSVQPPQCLTEAAITSQALIGDGCIVAGHVDHSVLLPGVCIASGAIVKNSVIMPNAKIGANSRIFGAIIGSGVSIAENCCIGCSSNEKITVIGEHAAHLLHSKAADDILCREDG, translated from the coding sequence ATGCAAAAAAAAGAATGCGTTGCCGTAGTATTAGCCGGAGGAAGAGGCAGCAGGCTGAACACACTGACCACAACCCTGGCCAAACCTGCTGTGCCTTTCGGCGGCAGATATCGTATCATTGATTTTACTCTGAGTAATTGTTATAATTCCCAGCTTGATACAATCGGCGTACTGACTCAGTACCGGCCCTTCGCGCTGCAGTGCCATGTAGAAGATGGAATAGCGCCTGAACTGGCCAGCTGCACCGGTGGTGTTTTTATTTTATCTCCTTATCTTAAGGATGATGGCGGTGAATGGTATAAAGGAACTGCCAACGCCGTATACCAAAACATTGACTTTATCGACCAGTATTCTCCCCGGTATGTTTTAGTCCTATCCGGCGACCATATCTATAAAATGGATTACCGGTTCATCCTGCAACAGCACCGGCTCAAACAAGCGGAAGCGACTATTTCGGTGATTCATGTACCCTGGAAGGATACCAGCCGCTTCGGTATTATGAATATCGGCGACGATTTCCGTATTCATGATTTTGAGGAAAAACCCCAAAACCCCCGCAGTAACTTGGCCTCAATGGGGATTTATGTATTTAACTGGCCTATATTAAAGCAATATCTCCTTGCCGATGAAAAAGAAACGGAATCCGGTCACGATTTCGGTAAAAACATAATTCCACAAATGCTCCAGGACGGCCGGAAGATGTTTGCGTATCCTTTTACCGGTTATTGGAAGGACGTGGGAACGGTGGAAAGCTTCTGGCAGGCCAATATGGATTTGCTGGGAGATGAACCGTTACTTGCGCTGGACGATCCCCTGTGGCCAATTTATACGGTAGATTCCGTCCAACCGCCACAATGCCTTACCGAAGCGGCAATCACTTCTCAGGCACTAATTGGCGATGGCTGCATTGTTGCCGGCCATGTGGACCATTCGGTTCTGTTACCGGGCGTCTGCATCGCTTCGGGGGCAATCGTCAAAAATTCAGTGATTATGCCGAATGCCAAAATTGGGGCGAACAGCAGAATATTCGGCGCAATTATCGGCAGCGGCGTCAGTATCGCCGAAAACTGCTGCATTGGCTGCAGCAGCAATGAAAAAATCACCGTGATCGGCGAACACGCTGCTCACCTGCTGCATAGCAAAGCAGCAGACGATATATTATGCCGGGAGGATGGTTGA
- the glgD gene encoding glucose-1-phosphate adenylyltransferase subunit GlgD: MGNLMGIINTVESSQILREMTLHRPLATVPFGGKYRMIDFILSGMVNSAIDNIGILAPYQHRSLLDHLRSGRDWQLGRKKDGLTLLPPPYDPKEKGFEFDWHHFHSNLDFLQKSRQEFVIVASAGVIGNFDFSLPFRFHTEVKADITCLYQKQPSGDQDCPNCILLDIGNDNRVTAIQFNPSQGDNTNFFLGMFMLRKGLLIQLIQTCFAENAADCLFRVISNHLQQLKVYAYLYPGHIARIHCLHSYYRHSMDLLDPQIWRELFQPGKIYTKSKDEAPAKYVGQAKATNALVAGGCSIKGTVDHSILFHRVIVDEGTHIKNSILMPNTAVAKNACLEHVICDKDVRISAGICLKGSRENPLFLKKGTVI; encoded by the coding sequence ATGGGCAATCTTATGGGAATTATTAATACCGTAGAAAGCAGCCAGATTTTAAGAGAAATGACGCTCCATCGCCCCCTTGCCACCGTTCCTTTTGGGGGAAAATACCGCATGATTGATTTTATTCTATCCGGAATGGTCAATTCGGCTATTGACAATATCGGCATTCTTGCTCCCTATCAGCACCGGTCGCTGCTCGATCATTTACGTTCCGGCAGGGACTGGCAGCTGGGGCGAAAAAAAGATGGACTGACCTTGCTGCCTCCCCCCTATGATCCAAAGGAAAAAGGGTTCGAATTCGACTGGCATCATTTTCACAGTAATCTGGACTTCCTGCAAAAAAGCCGGCAGGAATTTGTCATTGTGGCTTCTGCCGGTGTTATCGGTAATTTTGATTTTTCTCTGCCCTTCCGCTTTCATACAGAAGTCAAAGCCGACATCACTTGTTTATATCAAAAACAGCCGTCCGGCGATCAGGACTGTCCAAACTGCATTCTGCTGGATATCGGTAACGATAACAGGGTAACCGCGATCCAGTTTAATCCGTCTCAGGGGGACAATACAAATTTTTTTCTTGGCATGTTTATGCTGCGAAAAGGACTGTTAATCCAGCTTATTCAAACTTGTTTTGCCGAAAATGCTGCCGACTGCCTTTTTCGGGTGATCAGCAATCACTTACAGCAGTTAAAGGTCTACGCCTATCTTTATCCGGGACACATTGCCCGAATTCATTGTTTGCATAGTTATTACCGGCACAGCATGGACCTGCTGGACCCTCAGATATGGCGGGAACTGTTTCAGCCCGGTAAAATCTACACAAAAAGTAAGGATGAAGCTCCTGCTAAGTACGTTGGACAGGCCAAGGCAACAAATGCACTGGTAGCAGGCGGCTGCAGCATTAAAGGCACTGTCGACCACAGCATATTATTTCACCGGGTAATTGTAGACGAAGGAACTCACATTAAGAACAGCATTTTAATGCCCAACACCGCGGTGGCGAAGAACGCCTGTCTAGAGCACGTTATCTGTGATAAGGATGTTCGAATTTCAGCCGGAATTTGTCTGAAAGGGAGCCGGGAGAATCCCCTGTTTCTAAAAAAGGGTACCGTCATTTAG
- a CDS encoding glycogen/starch/alpha-glucan phosphorylase, whose protein sequence is MHLSKEIFKNQFVEKLLYLHQKNLAETSRLERYQALSSLVRDYISKKWLDSNRQSRLKEQKQVYYLSIEFLLGRMLGMNLVNLGIYDLCRDALAELDIRLDTLETVEEDPGLGNGGLGRLAACYLDAMAAEGLPGHGCCIRYRYGFFEQKIVNGCQIEVPDNWLAEGFAWEFRRPEESVPVKFGGTVRMVSSGKVSYILENYEMVSAVPYDVPFLGYKNDTVNTLRLWSAEPVRENLICSAANALDCIRTIAYKNKVELLSSVLYPDDSSYEGKVLRLKQHYFLVSASLQSILNNCKQRKIPLSDLASHIAIHINDTHPVLAVPELMRILVDEEDIGWDEAWQITRNTFSYTNHTVLPEAMEKWSADILQHFLPRVYMIINEINERFCRELWNKYPGNWDRIRAMAIIADHNVHMAHLAIVGSHSVNGVAQIHTEILKTRVMKDFYQFYPAKFNNKTNGVAHRRWLLKVNPALARLLNESIGPSWMQFPRHLLKLLEYTDDGAFQDKLAVIKKNNRLKLAKYIRDMQGIDINVDSIFDSQIKRIHGYKRQTMNVFHIMHLYNLLRENPDLDIIPRTFIFSGKAAPGYFLAKQTIKLIHTLAAVINNNKAIRDKIKIVFVENYNVSMAELIIPASDVSEQIPTASREACGTGNMKFMLNGAVTIGTLDGANIEMHNLVGDANIITFGLTADEVLNYYEHGGYNAWDVYHSDPRIKTVLDQLINGFLPVDAAEFKPLFESFLNHNDQFFVLKDFGAYAAAQIRLEKQYRDQRVWLSMCACNIAYSGNFAGDRVFAEYARDIWEINPAVPVKCY, encoded by the coding sequence ATGCATCTTAGCAAAGAAATTTTTAAGAATCAATTTGTTGAAAAGCTGCTGTACCTGCACCAAAAAAACTTAGCAGAAACGTCCCGGCTTGAACGGTACCAAGCTTTGAGCAGCCTCGTCCGTGATTATATCAGCAAAAAGTGGCTTGATTCCAACCGACAGTCGCGGCTAAAGGAACAAAAACAAGTCTATTATTTATCCATCGAATTTCTCCTTGGCCGGATGTTAGGAATGAATCTGGTCAATTTAGGAATCTATGACCTGTGCCGGGATGCATTGGCTGAATTGGACATTCGTCTGGATACCCTAGAGACGGTTGAAGAAGATCCCGGTCTCGGCAATGGCGGACTGGGACGACTGGCCGCCTGTTACCTTGACGCTATGGCAGCTGAGGGATTGCCGGGACATGGCTGCTGCATCCGTTATCGTTACGGTTTTTTTGAACAGAAAATCGTGAACGGCTGCCAAATTGAAGTACCGGATAATTGGCTAGCCGAAGGCTTCGCCTGGGAATTCCGCCGGCCGGAGGAATCGGTGCCGGTAAAATTCGGCGGCACAGTCCGAATGGTGTCGTCGGGAAAAGTGAGCTATATCCTCGAAAATTATGAGATGGTGTCCGCTGTTCCGTATGATGTTCCCTTTTTAGGCTATAAGAATGACACGGTAAACACGCTGCGGCTATGGAGCGCCGAACCGGTGCGAGAAAATCTCATATGCTCAGCGGCCAATGCTCTGGATTGCATTCGAACAATCGCCTATAAAAATAAAGTGGAATTACTGTCCAGCGTACTGTATCCTGATGACAGTTCTTACGAAGGCAAAGTATTACGCCTCAAACAGCATTACTTTCTCGTTTCAGCCAGTCTTCAAAGTATCCTCAACAACTGCAAACAAAGGAAAATACCCCTGTCCGATCTGGCCAGCCATATTGCCATTCACATCAATGACACCCATCCGGTGCTGGCCGTTCCCGAGCTGATGCGAATACTGGTGGACGAAGAAGACATCGGCTGGGATGAAGCCTGGCAGATCACGCGGAATACTTTTTCCTACACAAATCACACGGTGCTGCCGGAAGCAATGGAAAAATGGTCTGCGGATATCCTCCAGCACTTTCTGCCCCGAGTCTATATGATTATCAACGAAATAAATGAGCGTTTTTGCCGGGAACTGTGGAACAAGTATCCGGGAAACTGGGATAGGATCCGAGCAATGGCAATAATCGCCGATCATAACGTTCATATGGCTCACTTGGCCATCGTTGGCAGTCATAGTGTGAACGGCGTGGCTCAAATCCACACTGAAATTTTGAAGACACGGGTAATGAAAGATTTCTATCAATTTTATCCCGCCAAATTTAATAATAAAACAAACGGAGTAGCCCATCGCCGCTGGCTGCTAAAAGTAAACCCGGCCCTTGCCCGGCTGCTGAACGAAAGTATCGGCCCCAGCTGGATGCAGTTTCCCCGTCACCTGCTGAAACTGCTGGAGTACACGGATGACGGAGCTTTTCAGGATAAACTGGCAGTAATTAAGAAAAACAACCGGCTAAAGCTTGCCAAATACATAAGAGACATGCAGGGAATTGATATTAACGTTGATTCTATCTTCGATTCGCAGATCAAACGTATTCACGGCTATAAACGTCAAACTATGAACGTATTCCACATTATGCATCTCTACAATCTGCTGCGGGAAAATCCCGATTTAGACATAATACCGCGCACTTTTATTTTCAGCGGCAAAGCCGCTCCCGGATACTTTCTGGCAAAGCAAACCATAAAACTAATTCATACCTTGGCTGCGGTCATCAACAACAATAAAGCCATCCGGGATAAAATCAAAATCGTATTTGTGGAAAACTATAATGTGTCAATGGCCGAATTGATTATTCCCGCTTCCGACGTCAGCGAGCAAATTCCCACAGCCAGCCGGGAAGCCTGCGGCACCGGAAACATGAAGTTCATGCTGAACGGAGCGGTTACTATCGGAACTCTTGATGGGGCAAACATTGAAATGCACAATCTCGTCGGCGATGCAAATATTATCACCTTTGGTCTTACAGCCGACGAAGTGCTGAATTACTACGAGCACGGCGGCTATAATGCGTGGGATGTTTATCACAGCGATCCCCGGATCAAAACCGTGCTTGACCAGCTTATTAACGGTTTTCTTCCCGTTGACGCCGCTGAGTTTAAACCTCTGTTCGAATCGTTTCTCAACCATAACGACCAATTTTTTGTCCTCAAGGATTTCGGAGCGTACGCTGCGGCGCAAATTAGGCTGGAAAAGCAGTACCGAGATCAAAGAGTCTGGCTGAGCATGTGCGCTTGCAACATTGCTTATTCGGGTAATTTTGCCGGCGACCGGGTCTTTGCCGAATATGCACGGGACATCTGGGAAATAAATCCGGCCGTCCCGGTAAAATGTTATTAA